The Nocardioides pantholopis genome window below encodes:
- the trpA gene encoding tryptophan synthase subunit alpha encodes MTTRTAFEKARADGRAALVGYLPAGFPDVAGGIDALRAMVDAGCDVIEIGLPYSDPVMDGPTIQAAAQQALEGGVRTRDVLRTVEAVAATGTPTVVMTYWNPVERYGVERFAADLASAGGAGLITPDLTPDFAPEWIAAADRHDLDKVFLVAPSSTDERIAMTTAACRGFVYATAVMGVTGARTTTSDLAEPLVARTRAATDLPIGVGLGVSTGDQAAELARYADGVIVGSAFVRCLLDHPGDRAAGLRALGALVEDLAAGVRRA; translated from the coding sequence ATGACCACCCGGACCGCGTTCGAGAAGGCGCGCGCCGACGGCCGCGCCGCCCTGGTCGGCTACCTGCCGGCCGGCTTCCCCGACGTCGCCGGCGGGATCGACGCCCTGCGCGCGATGGTCGACGCCGGCTGCGACGTGATCGAGATCGGGCTGCCCTACTCCGACCCGGTCATGGACGGGCCCACCATCCAGGCCGCCGCGCAGCAGGCGCTCGAGGGCGGCGTCCGCACCCGCGACGTGCTCCGCACGGTCGAGGCAGTGGCCGCCACGGGGACCCCGACGGTCGTGATGACCTACTGGAACCCCGTCGAGCGGTACGGCGTCGAGCGGTTCGCCGCCGACCTGGCCAGCGCGGGCGGGGCCGGGCTGATCACCCCCGACCTGACCCCCGACTTCGCGCCGGAGTGGATCGCCGCGGCCGACCGGCACGACCTGGACAAGGTCTTCCTGGTCGCCCCCTCCTCGACCGACGAGCGGATCGCGATGACCACCGCGGCCTGCCGCGGGTTCGTCTACGCCACCGCCGTCATGGGCGTCACCGGCGCCCGGACCACCACCAGCGACCTGGCCGAGCCGCTCGTCGCCCGCACCCGGGCCGCGACCGACCTCCCGATCGGCGTCGGTCTCGGCGTCAGCACCGGCGACCAGGCCGCCGAGCTGGCCCGGTACGCCGACGGCGTGATCGTCGGCTCGGCGTTCGTGCGCTGCCTGCTCGACCATCCCGGCGACCGCGCCGCCGGCCTGCGGGCCCTCGGCGCGCTCGTCGAGGACCTCGCTGCGGGGGTACGCCGTGCGTAG
- the trpB gene encoding tryptophan synthase subunit beta, with product MSTRPENTTSYDADAHGWFGGPEAGWGGRFMPEALIAALDELDEAWREAMADPAFVGEFDTILREYAGLPSPLFLAERLSEQVGCRVLLKREDLNHTGAHKIRNVLGQALLTRRMGKTRVIAETGAGQHGVASATAAAYFGLDCTVYMGAVDTRRQALNVARMHLLGAKVVPVESGSATLKDAINEALRDWVASVDHTAYLFGTAAGPHPFPSLVRDFTRGIGDEARAQCLERFSRLPDAVAACVGGGSNAIGMFTAFLDDADVALYGFEPGGEGVDTPRHAATIHAGQRGVLHGARTYVLQDEDGQTVESHSISAGLDYPGVGPQHAHLAATGRAAYLPVTDDEAMQALAMLARTEGIIAAIESAHAVAGGLRVAERLAAEKGPEATVLINLSGRGDKDMGTVVDYFGLGDPDRVTAEPVGDPS from the coding sequence GTGAGCACCAGGCCCGAGAACACCACCTCCTACGACGCCGACGCGCACGGCTGGTTCGGCGGCCCCGAGGCCGGCTGGGGCGGGCGCTTCATGCCCGAGGCGCTCATCGCGGCGCTCGACGAGCTCGACGAGGCCTGGCGCGAGGCGATGGCCGACCCCGCCTTCGTCGGCGAGTTCGACACGATCCTGCGCGAGTACGCCGGGCTGCCCAGCCCGCTCTTCCTCGCCGAGCGGCTCTCCGAGCAGGTCGGCTGCCGGGTGCTGCTCAAGCGCGAGGACCTCAACCACACCGGCGCCCACAAGATCCGCAACGTGCTCGGCCAGGCGCTGCTGACCCGCCGGATGGGCAAGACCCGGGTGATCGCGGAGACCGGGGCCGGCCAGCACGGGGTCGCCAGCGCGACCGCCGCGGCGTACTTCGGCCTGGACTGCACCGTCTACATGGGCGCGGTCGACACCCGCCGCCAGGCGCTCAACGTCGCCCGGATGCACCTGCTCGGCGCGAAGGTCGTCCCGGTGGAGTCCGGCTCGGCGACGCTCAAGGACGCGATCAACGAGGCGCTGCGTGACTGGGTCGCCAGCGTCGACCACACCGCCTACCTCTTCGGCACGGCGGCGGGCCCGCACCCGTTCCCGAGCCTGGTGCGCGACTTCACCCGCGGCATCGGCGACGAGGCCCGGGCCCAGTGCCTGGAGCGGTTCTCCCGGCTGCCCGACGCGGTGGCGGCGTGCGTGGGCGGCGGCTCGAACGCGATCGGCATGTTCACCGCGTTCCTCGACGACGCCGACGTCGCGCTGTACGGCTTCGAGCCGGGCGGCGAGGGCGTGGACACCCCCCGGCACGCCGCGACCATCCACGCCGGGCAGCGTGGCGTGCTGCACGGCGCGCGCACCTACGTGCTGCAGGACGAGGACGGCCAGACCGTCGAGTCGCACTCGATCTCGGCCGGCCTGGACTACCCGGGCGTCGGCCCCCAGCACGCCCACCTCGCGGCGACCGGCCGGGCGGCGTACCTCCCGGTCACCGACGACGAGGCGATGCAGGCGCTGGCGATGCTCGCCCGCACCGAGGGCATCATCGCGGCCATCGAGTCCGCGCACGCGGTGGCCGGCGGGCTCCGCGTCGCCGAGCGGCTGGCCGCGGAGAAGGGCCCCGAGGCGACAGTGCTCATCAACCTCTCCGGCCGCGGCGACAAGGACATGGGAACGGTCGTCGACTACTTCGGGCTCGGCGACCCCGACCGGGTGACCGCCGAGCCGGTGGGGGACCCCTCATGA
- a CDS encoding DUF4190 domain-containing protein — MSYSEPPPPQYGAPQPPYGGGVPPKTSGMAVTGLVLGIIGVVPCFWGCFIFSILGVVFGQLGKKDIRESNGAKTGDGLAKWGVILGIVGIVLGILYWILVATGVIDITYTNEFD; from the coding sequence GTGAGCTACTCCGAACCCCCGCCGCCCCAGTACGGAGCCCCGCAGCCGCCCTACGGCGGCGGCGTGCCGCCGAAGACCTCCGGCATGGCCGTCACGGGCCTGGTCCTCGGCATCATCGGCGTGGTCCCGTGCTTCTGGGGCTGCTTCATCTTCTCGATCCTGGGCGTGGTCTTCGGCCAGCTCGGCAAGAAGGACATCCGCGAGTCCAACGGCGCGAAGACCGGCGACGGCCTGGCGAAGTGGGGCGTCATCCTCGGCATCGTCGGGATCGTCCTGGGCATCCTCTACTGGATCCTCGTCGCCACCGGCGTCATCGACATCACCTACACCAACGAGTTCGACTAG
- the trpC gene encoding indole-3-glycerol phosphate synthase TrpC: MSVLDDIVAGVRLDLAAREAGRPLASVRAALADAPPPRDPMPHLRAPGSSVIAEVKRRSPSKGHLAEIPDPADLAAQYAAGGAAAISVLTEERRFGGSLADLVAVRAAVDVPVLRKDFIVSEYQLLEARAAGADLVLLIVAALDDDRLRRLYEVARELGLTVLVEAHDEPEVERAVALGAELVGVNARNLKTLEVDGDAFGRLAPLVPEDRVLVAESGIFSEADVARFVSQGARAVLVGEALVKDGDPRAAVARMTGVTR, translated from the coding sequence TTGTCCGTGCTCGACGACATCGTCGCCGGCGTGCGGCTCGACCTCGCGGCCCGCGAGGCCGGGCGCCCGCTCGCCTCGGTCCGCGCGGCGCTCGCCGACGCCCCGCCGCCCCGCGACCCGATGCCGCACCTGCGCGCCCCCGGCAGCAGCGTGATCGCCGAGGTCAAGCGCAGGAGCCCCAGCAAGGGCCACCTCGCCGAGATCCCGGACCCCGCCGACCTGGCGGCGCAGTACGCCGCGGGCGGCGCGGCCGCGATCAGCGTGCTGACCGAGGAGCGCCGCTTCGGCGGCAGCCTCGCCGACCTCGTGGCCGTGCGTGCTGCCGTCGACGTCCCGGTGCTGCGCAAGGACTTCATCGTCAGCGAGTACCAGCTCCTCGAGGCCCGCGCGGCCGGCGCCGACCTCGTGCTGCTGATCGTCGCCGCTCTCGACGACGACCGGCTGCGGCGCCTGTACGAGGTCGCCCGCGAGCTCGGGCTGACCGTGCTGGTCGAGGCCCACGACGAGCCCGAGGTGGAGCGGGCCGTGGCGCTCGGCGCCGAGCTCGTCGGTGTCAACGCCCGCAACCTGAAGACCCTCGAGGTCGACGGGGACGCCTTCGGCCGGCTCGCGCCGCTGGTGCCCGAGGACCGGGTCCTGGTCGCGGAGTCCGGCATCTTCTCCGAGGCCGACGTCGCCCGCTTCGTCTCCCAGGGCGCCCGCGCGGTGCTGGTCGGGGAGGCCCTGGTCAAGGACGGCGACCCCCGCGCCGCCGTCGCCCGGATGACGGGAGTCACCCGGTGA
- the gltB gene encoding glutamate synthase large subunit, producing the protein MPYQHAFPPPQGLYDPRHEHDACGVAFVATLTGEASHQIVQQGVTALLNLDHRGAAGAEPNSGDGAGILIQVPDAFLRAVTAEAGFELPGPGAYAVGTAFLPGDAEEVAKTRRRIEEIAAEEDLAVLGWREVPVDPTSLGKTALAVMPTFVQVFVAGKGATVTGIGLERRAFCLRKRAERETDVYFPSLSSRTLVYKGMLTPAQLDEVFPDLRDERMTSALAVVHSRFSTNTFPSWPLSHPFRFIAHNGEINTVMGNRNWMRAREALLASDLIPGDLERLYPICTPGASDSASFDEVLELLHLGGRSLPHSVLMMIPEAWENHGEMDARRRAFYEFHSALMEPWDGPACVVFTDGSQIGAVLDRNGLRPSRYWVTDDGLVVLASEVGVLDIDPAKVVRKGRLQPGRMFLVDTEEHRIIEDEEIKSELAAEHPYDEWLHAGLVHLDDIPEREHVVHTHASVTRRQQVFGYTEEELRILLTPMANTGLEPIGSMGTDTPIAALSAKPRLLFDYFSQLFAQVTNPPLDAIREELVTSLNGTIGPEANLLEPTPASCRQVVVPFPVISNDDLAKIRHINHDGDMPGFITHVSRGLYEVEGGGAAMAARIDEICAEVSAAIAEGARIIVLSDRHCTAELAPIPSLLLTGAVHHHLVREKTRTQVGLLVEAGDVREVHHVALLVGYGAAAVNPYLAMESVEDLAREGYFVKADPEAAVKNLVKSLGKGVLKVMSKMGVSTVASYTGAQIFEAVGLSQSVVDKYFTGTTSKLGGIELDTIAEEVARRHARAYPRGGISPAHRALPTGGEYQWRRDGEPHLFDPETVFRLQHATRAGRYDVFKQYTARVDEQSERLMTLRGLFRFKDAGAIGRTPIDIDEVEPVSEIVKRFSTGAMSYGSISQEAHETLAIAMNRLGAKSNTGEGGEDPERLYDPERRSSIKQVASGRFGVTSEYLTNADDIQIKMAQGAKPGEGGQLPGHKVYPWVAKTRHSTPGVGLISPPPHHDIYSIEDLAQLIHDLKNANPAARVHVKLVSEVGVGTVATGVSKAHADVVLISGHDGGTGASPLTSLKHAGGPWELGLAETQQTLLLNGLRDRIVVQADGQLKTGRDVLIAALLGAEEFGFATAPLVVSGCIMMRVCHLDTCPVGVATQNPVLRERFSGKAEYVVNFFEYVAQEVRELLAELGFRSIDEAVGKVEMLDVERAVDHWKAAGLDLTPVLHRPDLPEDAALRNVTAQDHGLEKSLDLTELVPLAQPALERGEPVRAQVAIRNVHRTVGTILGHEVTKRYRGEGLPDGTIDITFLGSAGQSFGAFVPRGITLRLEGDANDYVGKGLSGGRIVIRPDRAASFRSQDQTIAGNTIAYGATSGQLFIRGGAGERFAVRNSGAWAVTESVGDHACEYMTGGRVAVLGPTGRNFGAGMSGGIAWVLDLDERRVNPELVELGPVEGQAALELEQLVRGHLEETGSPVAEELLADWTSSLARFTEVMPRDYRIVLEAKAKAEAAGLDENETAHAMMEALHG; encoded by the coding sequence GTGCCCTATCAGCACGCGTTCCCGCCGCCCCAAGGGCTCTACGACCCCCGCCACGAGCACGACGCGTGCGGCGTGGCGTTCGTGGCGACCCTGACCGGCGAAGCCAGCCACCAGATCGTCCAGCAGGGCGTCACCGCCCTGCTGAACCTCGACCACCGCGGTGCCGCCGGGGCTGAGCCCAACTCGGGCGACGGCGCCGGCATCCTGATCCAGGTCCCCGACGCGTTCCTGCGCGCGGTGACCGCCGAGGCCGGCTTCGAGCTGCCCGGGCCGGGCGCCTACGCCGTCGGCACCGCGTTCCTGCCCGGTGACGCCGAGGAGGTCGCGAAGACCCGCCGGCGCATCGAGGAGATCGCCGCTGAGGAGGACCTCGCCGTCCTCGGCTGGCGCGAGGTGCCGGTCGACCCGACCTCGCTGGGCAAGACGGCGCTCGCGGTGATGCCGACGTTCGTCCAGGTCTTCGTCGCCGGCAAGGGCGCGACCGTGACCGGCATCGGCCTGGAGCGGCGCGCGTTCTGCCTGCGCAAGCGCGCCGAGCGCGAGACCGACGTCTACTTCCCGTCGCTGTCCTCGCGGACCCTGGTCTACAAGGGCATGCTCACCCCGGCCCAGCTCGACGAGGTCTTCCCCGACCTGCGCGACGAGCGGATGACCTCGGCGCTGGCCGTGGTGCACTCGCGGTTCTCGACGAACACGTTCCCCAGCTGGCCGCTGAGCCACCCGTTCCGGTTCATCGCCCACAACGGCGAGATCAACACGGTCATGGGCAACCGGAACTGGATGCGGGCGCGCGAGGCGCTGCTGGCCTCCGACCTGATCCCCGGCGACCTGGAGCGGCTCTACCCGATCTGCACCCCCGGGGCCTCGGACTCGGCATCCTTCGACGAGGTGCTCGAGCTGCTCCACCTCGGCGGCCGCTCGCTGCCGCACTCGGTGCTGATGATGATCCCCGAGGCGTGGGAGAACCACGGCGAGATGGACGCGCGCCGCCGGGCGTTCTACGAGTTCCACTCCGCGCTGATGGAGCCCTGGGACGGGCCGGCCTGCGTGGTCTTCACCGACGGCTCGCAGATCGGCGCGGTCCTGGACCGCAACGGCCTGCGTCCCTCGCGCTACTGGGTCACCGACGACGGCCTGGTCGTGCTGGCCTCCGAGGTCGGCGTCCTCGACATCGATCCCGCGAAGGTGGTCCGCAAGGGCCGTCTCCAGCCGGGCCGGATGTTCCTCGTCGACACCGAGGAGCACCGCATCATCGAGGACGAGGAGATCAAGTCCGAGCTCGCCGCGGAGCACCCGTACGACGAGTGGCTGCACGCCGGGCTGGTCCACCTCGACGACATCCCCGAGCGCGAGCACGTCGTGCACACGCACGCCTCGGTGACCCGCCGCCAGCAGGTCTTCGGCTACACCGAGGAGGAGCTGCGGATCCTGCTCACCCCGATGGCCAACACCGGCCTGGAGCCGATCGGCTCGATGGGCACCGACACCCCGATCGCGGCGCTCAGCGCGAAGCCGCGGCTGCTGTTCGACTACTTCAGCCAGCTCTTCGCCCAGGTCACCAACCCGCCGCTGGACGCCATCCGCGAGGAGCTCGTCACCTCGCTGAACGGCACCATCGGCCCGGAGGCGAACCTGCTCGAGCCGACCCCCGCGTCGTGCCGCCAGGTCGTGGTGCCGTTCCCGGTGATCTCCAACGACGACCTGGCCAAGATCCGCCACATCAACCACGACGGCGACATGCCCGGGTTCATCACCCACGTCTCCCGCGGCCTCTACGAGGTCGAGGGCGGGGGAGCGGCGATGGCGGCCCGGATCGACGAGATCTGCGCCGAGGTCAGCGCCGCGATCGCCGAGGGTGCGCGGATCATCGTGCTCTCCGACCGGCACTGCACGGCCGAGCTGGCCCCGATCCCGTCCCTGCTGCTCACCGGCGCGGTGCACCACCACCTGGTGCGGGAGAAGACCCGCACCCAGGTGGGGCTGCTGGTCGAGGCCGGCGACGTCCGCGAGGTCCACCACGTGGCCCTGCTGGTCGGGTACGGCGCCGCCGCGGTCAACCCCTACCTGGCCATGGAGTCGGTCGAGGACCTGGCCCGCGAGGGCTACTTCGTCAAGGCCGACCCGGAGGCGGCGGTCAAGAACCTGGTCAAGTCGCTCGGCAAGGGCGTGCTCAAGGTGATGTCGAAGATGGGCGTCTCCACGGTTGCCTCCTACACCGGCGCCCAGATCTTCGAGGCCGTCGGGCTCTCCCAGTCGGTCGTGGACAAGTACTTCACCGGCACCACCTCCAAGCTCGGCGGCATCGAGCTGGACACGATCGCCGAGGAGGTCGCGCGGCGCCACGCCCGGGCGTACCCCCGCGGCGGGATCTCCCCGGCGCACCGCGCGCTGCCCACTGGCGGCGAGTACCAGTGGCGCCGTGACGGCGAGCCGCACCTCTTCGACCCCGAGACGGTCTTCCGGCTCCAGCACGCCACCCGCGCCGGCCGCTACGACGTGTTCAAGCAGTACACCGCCCGCGTCGACGAGCAGTCCGAGCGGCTGATGACGCTGCGCGGCCTGTTCCGCTTCAAGGACGCCGGGGCGATCGGGCGCACCCCGATCGACATCGACGAGGTCGAGCCGGTCTCCGAGATCGTGAAGCGGTTCTCCACCGGGGCGATGTCCTACGGGTCGATCTCCCAGGAGGCGCACGAGACCCTCGCGATCGCGATGAACCGGCTGGGCGCGAAGTCCAACACCGGCGAGGGCGGCGAGGACCCCGAGCGGCTCTACGACCCCGAGCGCCGCAGCTCGATCAAGCAGGTCGCGAGCGGCCGGTTCGGCGTGACGTCGGAGTACCTGACCAACGCCGACGACATCCAGATCAAGATGGCCCAGGGTGCCAAGCCCGGCGAGGGCGGGCAGCTGCCGGGCCACAAGGTCTACCCGTGGGTGGCCAAGACCCGGCACTCCACGCCCGGCGTCGGCCTGATCAGCCCGCCGCCGCACCACGACATCTACTCGATCGAGGATCTGGCCCAGCTGATCCACGACCTGAAGAACGCCAACCCGGCGGCCCGCGTGCACGTCAAGCTGGTCTCCGAGGTCGGCGTCGGCACGGTCGCGACCGGGGTGTCGAAGGCGCACGCCGACGTGGTGCTGATCTCCGGCCACGACGGCGGCACCGGGGCCTCCCCGCTGACCTCGCTCAAGCACGCCGGCGGACCCTGGGAGCTCGGCCTCGCCGAGACCCAGCAGACGCTGCTGCTCAACGGCCTGCGCGACCGGATCGTGGTGCAGGCCGACGGCCAGCTCAAGACCGGCCGCGACGTCCTCATCGCCGCCCTGCTGGGCGCCGAGGAGTTCGGCTTCGCGACCGCGCCGCTGGTCGTGTCGGGCTGCATCATGATGCGGGTCTGCCACCTCGACACCTGCCCGGTGGGCGTCGCCACGCAGAACCCGGTCCTGCGGGAGCGGTTCTCCGGCAAGGCCGAGTACGTCGTGAACTTCTTCGAGTACGTCGCGCAGGAGGTCCGCGAGCTCCTCGCGGAGCTGGGCTTCCGCTCCATCGACGAGGCGGTCGGCAAGGTCGAGATGCTCGACGTCGAGCGCGCCGTCGACCACTGGAAGGCCGCGGGGCTCGACCTGACTCCGGTCCTGCACCGTCCGGACCTGCCCGAGGACGCCGCGCTGCGCAACGTCACCGCGCAGGACCACGGCCTGGAGAAGTCGCTGGACCTGACCGAGCTGGTGCCGCTGGCCCAGCCGGCCCTCGAGCGGGGTGAGCCGGTCCGGGCCCAGGTGGCGATCCGCAACGTGCACCGCACGGTCGGCACGATCCTGGGCCACGAGGTCACGAAGCGCTACCGCGGCGAGGGTCTGCCCGACGGCACGATCGACATCACCTTCCTCGGCTCGGCCGGCCAGTCCTTCGGCGCGTTCGTGCCGCGGGGCATCACGCTGCGGCTGGAGGGCGACGCCAACGACTACGTCGGCAAGGGCCTCTCCGGCGGTCGCATCGTGATCCGTCCCGACCGTGCGGCGTCGTTCCGGTCCCAGGACCAGACCATCGCCGGCAACACCATCGCCTACGGCGCCACGTCCGGCCAGCTGTTCATCCGCGGTGGCGCGGGCGAGCGGTTCGCCGTGCGCAACTCCGGGGCGTGGGCGGTCACCGAGAGCGTCGGCGACCACGCCTGCGAGTACATGACCGGCGGCCGGGTCGCCGTGCTGGGCCCGACCGGGCGCAACTTCGGGGCGGGCATGTCCGGCGGCATCGCCTGGGTGCTCGACCTCGACGAGCGCCGGGTCAACCCCGAGCTGGTGGAGCTCGGGCCGGTGGAGGGCCAGGCGGCCCTCGAGCTGGAGCAGCTGGTCCGCGGCCACCTGGAGGAGACCGGCTCGCCGGTCGCCGAGGAGCTGCTGGCCGACTGGACGTCGTCGCTGGCCCGCTTCACCGAGGTGATGCCGCGCGACTACCGCATCGTCCTGGAGGCCAAGGCCAAGGCCGAGGCCGCCGGGCTGGACGAGAACGAGACCGCACACGCGATGATGGAGGCGCTCCATGGCTGA
- a CDS encoding M14 family zinc carboxypeptidase, whose protein sequence is MTQSSTVRTLLAASAATMALAVSGTASGADVAHAGPTVGPHAADPAVRAAEDGRARKVVEKRVIGRSVEGRKIVAYRKGTPSATRTVVVLGPMHGDERAGVQTANHLIKRVAVSRKADVWVIPTMNPDGYAHDTRRNARGVDLNRNWPMNWTRTGRGITYSGPRAASEPETRAMMRFLRKVQPRFLSSIHQPYGEVGRYSDKPLGFQRRLARGLSLPLRGISVGPDEPAGDPDDSLQPGGHDNAPTLTGWYNAHYPGTAITVEYTRNPTHRYRTVKAGNAILRASRAR, encoded by the coding sequence ATGACACAGAGCTCGACCGTCCGCACGTTGCTCGCCGCGTCGGCGGCAACGATGGCGCTGGCGGTGTCGGGGACCGCCTCGGGCGCGGACGTGGCCCACGCGGGCCCGACGGTCGGGCCCCACGCGGCGGACCCCGCGGTGCGAGCCGCCGAGGACGGGCGCGCGAGGAAGGTCGTCGAGAAGAGGGTCATCGGGCGCTCGGTCGAGGGACGAAAGATCGTGGCCTACCGCAAGGGCACCCCGAGCGCCACACGCACGGTGGTCGTCCTCGGCCCGATGCACGGTGACGAACGGGCCGGCGTGCAGACCGCGAACCACCTCATCAAGCGGGTCGCGGTCTCCCGGAAGGCCGACGTGTGGGTGATCCCGACCATGAACCCCGACGGGTACGCGCACGACACCCGGCGCAACGCCCGCGGGGTCGACCTCAACCGCAACTGGCCGATGAACTGGACGCGGACGGGCCGGGGCATCACCTACTCCGGTCCGCGAGCCGCCTCGGAGCCGGAGACGCGGGCGATGATGCGGTTCCTCAGGAAGGTGCAGCCGCGCTTCCTGTCCTCGATCCACCAGCCCTACGGCGAGGTGGGGCGCTACAGCGACAAGCCGCTGGGCTTCCAGCGCCGGCTCGCGAGGGGCCTCTCCCTGCCGCTGCGGGGGATCAGCGTCGGGCCCGACGAGCCGGCGGGCGATCCCGACGACAGCCTGCAGCCGGGCGGGCACGACAACGCCCCCACGCTGACCGGCTGGTACAACGCCCACTACCCCGGGACGGCTATCACCGTCGAGTACACCCGCAACCCGACCCACCGGTACCGGACCGTCAAGGCCGGCAACGCCATTCTGCGCGCGTCCCGGGCGCGCTGA
- the lgt gene encoding prolipoprotein diacylglyceryl transferase, translated as MSIAGALTVLTIPSPDQGVWHLGPVPLRGYALAIILGILAAIWIGERRWVARGGRPGDVQDLAIWAVPFGIVGARIYHVATDHSLYFGEGRSPWTALYLWQGGLGVWGAVAAGALGVWIGARLKGIRLLPVLDAMAPGVLVAQALGRWGNWFNQELFGKPTDLPWALSVSDATAIDAGYPPGTTFHPTFLYESLWNLAAFALVIWADRRFRLGHGRVLALYVMAYTAGRAWIEMLRVDSVQLADVGGLRFNVWTSIVLFVAAAAYFAWSARRHPGREEHVYVPGHEPEDAVAPEAGR; from the coding sequence ATGAGCATCGCCGGGGCACTGACGGTGCTCACGATCCCGAGCCCGGACCAGGGCGTGTGGCACCTCGGCCCGGTGCCGCTGCGCGGCTACGCGCTGGCGATCATCCTCGGCATCCTCGCCGCGATCTGGATCGGCGAGCGCCGCTGGGTCGCCCGCGGCGGGCGTCCCGGCGACGTGCAGGACCTGGCGATCTGGGCGGTGCCGTTCGGCATCGTCGGGGCCCGGATCTACCACGTCGCGACCGACCACTCGCTGTACTTCGGCGAGGGCCGCAGCCCCTGGACCGCGCTCTACCTGTGGCAGGGCGGGCTCGGGGTGTGGGGCGCCGTCGCCGCCGGCGCGCTCGGCGTGTGGATCGGGGCCCGGCTCAAGGGCATCCGGCTGCTGCCGGTCCTCGACGCGATGGCGCCCGGGGTGCTGGTCGCCCAGGCCCTCGGCCGGTGGGGCAACTGGTTCAACCAGGAGCTCTTCGGCAAGCCCACCGACCTGCCGTGGGCGCTCTCGGTGAGCGACGCGACAGCGATCGACGCCGGCTATCCGCCCGGGACCACCTTCCACCCGACCTTCCTCTACGAGTCGCTGTGGAACCTCGCCGCGTTCGCGCTGGTGATCTGGGCCGACCGCCGGTTCCGGCTCGGCCACGGGCGGGTGCTCGCGCTGTACGTGATGGCCTACACCGCCGGGCGGGCCTGGATCGAGATGCTGCGCGTGGACTCCGTGCAGCTCGCCGACGTGGGCGGCCTGCGCTTCAACGTGTGGACCTCGATCGTGCTGTTCGTGGCCGCCGCGGCGTACTTCGCCTGGAGCGCGCGCCGGCACCCCGGCCGCGAGGAGCACGTCTACGTTCCCGGGCACGAGCCCGAGGACGCCGTCGCGCCGGAGGCCGGGCGCTGA
- a CDS encoding SCO family protein: protein MRRATAALLGLVLAVLLAGCGGEDKTTTELSGSRVDPPFEVAATPLTDTDGEQVSLAEDLDKRLTLVFFGYTQCPDVCPATMATISSALTRLDDAEREQVGMVFVSTDPSRDTAPVLRRYLDRFDPTFTGLTGDLDPVVELAKSMGVFVAGAEELASGGYDLGSHGSQVFAVQADGTAPIFWQDQDTSSAELAADLETLLGDA from the coding sequence GTGCGTAGGGCGACCGCGGCGCTGCTGGGCCTGGTGCTGGCCGTGCTGCTCGCCGGGTGCGGCGGCGAGGACAAGACCACGACCGAGCTGAGCGGGTCCCGGGTGGACCCGCCGTTCGAGGTCGCGGCGACGCCGCTGACCGACACCGACGGCGAGCAGGTCTCGTTGGCCGAGGACCTCGACAAGCGGCTGACGCTGGTCTTCTTCGGCTACACGCAGTGCCCCGACGTCTGCCCGGCCACGATGGCGACGATCAGCTCCGCGCTGACCCGGCTCGACGACGCCGAGCGCGAGCAGGTCGGCATGGTGTTCGTCTCCACCGATCCCTCCCGCGACACCGCCCCGGTGCTGCGCCGCTACCTGGACCGCTTCGACCCGACGTTCACCGGCCTGACCGGCGACCTGGACCCCGTGGTCGAGCTCGCCAAGAGCATGGGCGTCTTCGTCGCCGGCGCCGAGGAGCTGGCCAGCGGGGGCTACGACCTCGGCAGCCACGGCAGCCAGGTGTTCGCGGTCCAGGCCGACGGCACCGCGCCGATCTTCTGGCAGGACCAGGACACCTCCTCGGCCGAGCTGGCCGCGGACCTCGAGACCCTGCTGGGTGACGCATGA